One window from the genome of Nocardioides conyzicola encodes:
- a CDS encoding enoyl-CoA hydratase/isomerase family protein: MDQKTLEDAGLLYDVAGAVATITLNRPDVRNAQTPTMWHALAGIGDELPDDVRVVVVKGAGAAFSAGLDRSMLDPSTAGEGSVVALMGQSDEEVSAAIDGFQRGFTWLRDPRFVSIAAVHGYAIGAGFQLALSCDLRVVADDAQFCMKESALGLVPDLTGTKPLVESVGYARALEICATARMVGASEAVDIGLALTAVPVAELASTVEHLVGALTAPMAGAVSETKTLLQGAADRSLDEQRRLEREAQTRRFRELVALMKQ; encoded by the coding sequence ATGGACCAGAAGACGCTCGAGGACGCCGGCCTGCTCTACGACGTGGCCGGCGCGGTCGCGACGATCACCCTCAACCGGCCCGACGTACGCAACGCCCAGACGCCGACCATGTGGCACGCCCTCGCGGGCATCGGCGACGAGCTGCCCGACGACGTGCGCGTCGTGGTGGTCAAGGGTGCCGGCGCTGCGTTCTCGGCGGGCCTCGACCGGTCGATGCTCGACCCCAGCACGGCCGGCGAGGGCTCGGTCGTCGCACTGATGGGGCAGTCGGACGAGGAGGTCTCGGCCGCGATCGACGGTTTCCAGCGCGGCTTCACCTGGCTCCGTGACCCGCGGTTCGTGTCGATCGCCGCGGTGCACGGCTACGCGATCGGCGCGGGCTTCCAGCTGGCGCTGTCGTGCGACCTCAGAGTGGTGGCCGACGACGCGCAGTTCTGCATGAAGGAGTCCGCCCTCGGCCTCGTGCCCGACCTGACGGGAACAAAGCCGCTCGTCGAGAGCGTTGGCTACGCCAGGGCACTGGAGATCTGCGCCACGGCGCGGATGGTCGGCGCGAGCGAGGCGGTGGACATCGGGCTCGCTCTCACCGCCGTACCGGTCGCGGAGCTCGCCTCCACGGTCGAGCACCTCGTCGGTGCCCTGACCGCACCGATGGCCGGCGCGGTGAGCGAGACCAAGACGTTGCTGCAGGGTGCGGCAGACCGGAGCCTGGACGAGCAGCGTCGCCTGGAGCGCGAGGCGCAGACCCGCCGCTTCCGGGAGCTGGTTGCACTGATGAAGCAGTAG
- a CDS encoding maleylpyruvate isomerase N-terminal domain-containing protein yields the protein MSLSIDLSTGRSAFAESVTTFVDAVDAVDEWDLLGASRCHGWTRLDVVVHVLAGWQEMLGGMVSPVDDAVTVDAASYWTAFAETEAGDPLLTLMAQRRRTAAYSRPSAAVEQLRDVADAVRRGAASLPDRHVAWQGQVFTPGDFLVIWAVEDVIHQLDLDLDEDQGAVLPPTALDLGRATVEALAEPFPAGWSAEEVVLVGTGRSAPPDGLGALADRLPVLR from the coding sequence ATGAGCCTGAGCATCGACCTGTCCACCGGCCGGAGCGCGTTCGCCGAGTCGGTGACCACGTTCGTCGACGCCGTCGACGCCGTCGACGAGTGGGACCTCCTCGGGGCCTCCCGCTGCCACGGCTGGACCCGGCTCGACGTCGTCGTGCACGTGCTCGCGGGCTGGCAGGAGATGCTCGGGGGCATGGTCTCGCCGGTCGACGACGCCGTCACGGTCGACGCCGCGTCGTACTGGACGGCCTTCGCGGAGACCGAGGCCGGCGACCCGCTGCTGACGCTGATGGCGCAGCGACGACGTACGGCGGCGTACTCCCGCCCGAGCGCCGCGGTCGAGCAGCTGCGGGACGTCGCCGACGCCGTACGCCGGGGCGCGGCGAGCCTCCCCGACCGCCACGTGGCCTGGCAGGGACAGGTCTTCACCCCCGGTGACTTCCTCGTCATCTGGGCGGTGGAGGACGTCATCCACCAGCTCGACCTCGACCTCGACGAGGACCAGGGCGCCGTGCTTCCGCCGACGGCCCTCGACCTCGGCCGGGCGACGGTCGAGGCGCTGGCCGAGCCGTTCCCCGCCGGCTGGTCGGCCGAGGAGGTCGTGCTGGTCGGCACGGGACGATCGGCGCCGCCCGACGGCCTCGGGGCGCTGGCCGACCGGCTGCCGGTCCTGCGCTGA
- a CDS encoding ABC-F family ATP-binding cassette domain-containing protein gives MITAHKLEVRAGARLLMEDVSFRVAPGDKVGLVGRNGAGKTTLTKILAGEALPAAGSVQSTGEVGYLPQDPRIGDPEVLARDRILSARGLDDVVRRLRKAETDMGSDDPAVRDKAMRQYERADSELHAGGGYAAESEAATIASSLGIQERILTQQLKTLSGGQRRRVELARILFSGAETLLLDEPTNHLDADSIVWLREFLKAHKGGLIVISHDNALLEQTVNKVLHLDANRGEIDVYNMGWKAYLTQRETDEKRRKRERSNAETKAKTLTDQANKMRAKASKATAAQSMLKRAEKMMAGLEGERQSDKVARIKFPAPAPCGKTPLTAAELSKSYGSLEVFIDVDLAIDKGSRVVILGLNGAGKTTMLRILAGVDQPDTGSVVPGHGLKIGYYAQEHETLDVNRTVLENMQSAAPQLTDTEARSVLGSFLFSGEDAHKPAKVLSGGEKTRLALASLVVSSANVLLLDEPTNNLDPASREEVLAAIRTYEGAIILVTHDEGAVRALEPDRVLLLPDGDEDLWNDDYADLVSLA, from the coding sequence ATGATCACCGCTCACAAGCTCGAGGTCCGCGCCGGAGCACGCCTGCTCATGGAGGACGTCAGCTTCCGCGTCGCCCCGGGTGACAAGGTCGGTCTGGTCGGCCGCAACGGCGCCGGCAAGACGACGCTCACCAAGATCCTCGCCGGCGAGGCACTGCCCGCGGCCGGGTCGGTGCAGTCGACCGGCGAGGTGGGCTACCTCCCGCAGGACCCGCGCATCGGCGACCCCGAGGTGCTGGCCCGCGACCGGATCCTGTCCGCACGCGGCCTCGACGACGTCGTACGCCGGTTGCGCAAGGCGGAGACCGACATGGGCAGTGACGACCCCGCCGTCCGCGACAAGGCGATGCGTCAGTACGAGCGCGCCGACTCCGAGCTGCACGCCGGTGGTGGGTACGCCGCCGAGTCCGAGGCGGCCACGATCGCCAGCAGCCTGGGCATCCAGGAGCGGATCCTCACCCAGCAGCTCAAGACCCTGTCCGGTGGTCAGCGGCGCCGTGTCGAGCTGGCCCGGATCCTCTTCTCCGGTGCGGAGACGCTGCTCCTCGACGAGCCCACCAACCACCTCGACGCCGACTCGATCGTGTGGCTGCGCGAGTTCCTCAAGGCGCACAAGGGCGGGCTGATCGTGATCAGCCACGACAACGCGCTGCTGGAGCAGACCGTCAACAAGGTGCTGCACCTCGACGCCAACCGCGGCGAGATCGACGTCTACAACATGGGCTGGAAGGCCTACCTGACGCAGCGCGAGACCGACGAGAAGCGCCGCAAGCGCGAGCGGTCCAACGCCGAGACCAAGGCCAAGACGCTCACCGACCAGGCCAACAAGATGCGCGCCAAGGCCAGCAAGGCCACCGCCGCGCAGTCGATGCTCAAGCGCGCCGAGAAGATGATGGCCGGCCTCGAGGGCGAGCGGCAGAGCGACAAGGTCGCCCGGATCAAGTTCCCGGCCCCGGCGCCCTGCGGCAAGACCCCACTCACCGCGGCCGAGCTCTCGAAGTCCTACGGCTCCCTCGAGGTCTTCATCGACGTCGACCTGGCGATCGACAAGGGCTCCCGGGTCGTCATCCTCGGCCTCAACGGTGCGGGCAAGACGACGATGCTGCGCATCCTGGCGGGGGTCGACCAGCCCGACACCGGGTCGGTCGTGCCCGGCCACGGGCTCAAGATCGGCTACTACGCCCAGGAGCACGAGACCCTCGACGTCAACCGCACGGTGCTCGAGAACATGCAGAGCGCCGCGCCCCAGCTGACCGACACCGAGGCCCGCTCCGTGCTCGGCTCGTTCCTCTTCTCCGGCGAGGACGCGCACAAGCCGGCCAAGGTGCTCTCGGGTGGCGAGAAGACCCGGCTCGCGCTGGCGTCGCTGGTCGTCTCCAGCGCCAACGTGCTGCTGCTCGACGAGCCCACCAACAACCTGGACCCCGCCTCTCGCGAGGAGGTGCTGGCCGCGATCCGCACCTACGAGGGCGCGATCATCCTGGTCACCCACGACGAGGGCGCCGTGCGCGCGCTCGAGCCGGACCGGGTGCTGCTGCTGCCCGACGGTGACGAGGACCTCTGGAACGACGACTACGCCGACCTGGTGTCCCTGGCCTGA
- the ypfJ gene encoding KPN_02809 family neutral zinc metallopeptidase, whose amino-acid sequence MRFNPKARLDTSRMGDAGRGSGGGRGGGIPIPGGVAGGGIGTLIIVVIVVVASLVMGGGGGSDTPAGETGRYQGKCESGKDANDSADCARVAIENSLTDYWTDALPDQSGTAFQPERKIETFTDGISTGCGSATADVGPFYCPTDQIIYLDTTFFDDVLEQQLGGPDGGFVEAYVLAHEYGHHIQNLLGTMGKVKTQQGPKSDAVRLELQADCYAGMWAKAASATEDTKGVAIFESLTDEDIQLAIEAATTVGDDRIQQQSGGDVDPEKWTHGSAKSRVQWFRTGYSKGTLDACDTFAAGAL is encoded by the coding sequence ATGCGGTTCAACCCGAAAGCCCGGCTGGACACCAGTCGCATGGGCGACGCCGGACGCGGTTCGGGCGGCGGCCGTGGCGGCGGCATCCCGATCCCCGGCGGAGTCGCAGGTGGCGGCATCGGGACCCTGATCATCGTCGTGATCGTGGTGGTCGCCAGCCTCGTGATGGGCGGCGGCGGTGGCAGCGACACCCCGGCCGGCGAGACCGGCCGCTACCAGGGGAAGTGCGAGAGCGGCAAGGACGCCAACGACAGCGCGGACTGCGCACGGGTGGCGATCGAGAACTCCCTCACCGACTACTGGACCGACGCGCTGCCGGACCAGTCCGGCACGGCGTTCCAGCCCGAGCGCAAGATCGAGACGTTCACCGACGGCATCAGCACCGGCTGCGGCTCGGCGACGGCCGACGTCGGGCCGTTCTACTGCCCGACCGACCAGATCATCTACCTGGACACCACGTTCTTCGACGACGTGCTCGAGCAGCAGCTCGGTGGTCCCGACGGCGGCTTCGTCGAGGCGTACGTGCTCGCGCACGAGTACGGCCACCACATCCAGAACCTGCTCGGCACCATGGGCAAGGTCAAGACCCAGCAGGGGCCGAAGAGCGACGCCGTACGCCTCGAGCTGCAGGCCGACTGCTACGCCGGCATGTGGGCCAAGGCGGCGTCCGCGACCGAGGACACCAAAGGCGTCGCGATCTTCGAGTCCCTGACCGACGAGGACATCCAGCTCGCGATCGAGGCCGCCACCACCGTCGGCGACGACCGGATCCAGCAGCAGTCCGGCGGCGACGTCGACCCGGAGAAGTGGACCCACGGCTCGGCGAAGTCGCGGGTGCAGTGGTTCCGGACCGGCTACAGCAAGGGCACCCTCGACGCGTGCGACACGTTCGCTGCCGGGGCTCTCTGA
- a CDS encoding phosphotransferase: MWQPEPGWHALPGGSGASTVGVWRTVLGDQPVVVKRVARPAADDPAELTNPRHFAYWRRAADVVTAGTVVDTPGLRAAGLGAVEEDEDGITITQEWVEDASSSGLFCAHAMGRFAGAHLAAAPWLARNQLRDRLARVERHGGWQTLARTTVADVADHLWGRRVELLAAADALVQVPQHGDAVPANLLGRSGDDAIAIDWSTLGTGPVGADLGYFALAAREELEPLIDAYLLGMPEGLATREEVTLGARVTAVYTVLNRAEWALARAAQGEGALAGKFRHPAVAPHLRALQRQFAHIEALVEG; this comes from the coding sequence ATGTGGCAGCCCGAACCCGGGTGGCACGCGCTCCCCGGCGGGAGCGGTGCCTCGACGGTTGGCGTCTGGAGGACCGTCCTGGGCGACCAGCCCGTCGTGGTCAAGCGGGTGGCCCGGCCGGCGGCCGACGACCCGGCGGAGCTGACCAACCCGCGTCACTTCGCCTACTGGCGGCGCGCGGCCGACGTCGTCACCGCCGGCACCGTCGTCGACACGCCCGGCTTGCGCGCGGCCGGGCTCGGCGCCGTCGAGGAGGACGAGGACGGCATCACGATCACCCAGGAGTGGGTCGAGGACGCGTCGAGCAGCGGGCTCTTCTGTGCACACGCGATGGGCCGGTTCGCCGGGGCGCACCTCGCCGCCGCGCCCTGGCTGGCCCGCAACCAGCTGCGCGACCGGCTCGCCCGCGTCGAGAGGCACGGCGGGTGGCAGACCCTCGCGCGGACCACGGTCGCCGACGTGGCGGACCACCTGTGGGGCCGCCGCGTCGAGCTGCTGGCGGCCGCCGACGCACTGGTCCAGGTGCCGCAGCACGGCGACGCCGTACCCGCCAACCTGCTGGGGCGCTCCGGCGACGACGCGATCGCGATCGACTGGTCGACGCTCGGCACCGGCCCGGTCGGCGCCGACCTGGGCTACTTCGCCCTCGCCGCCCGCGAGGAGCTCGAGCCGCTCATCGACGCCTACCTGCTCGGCATGCCCGAGGGGCTCGCGACCCGCGAAGAGGTCACCCTGGGCGCCCGGGTCACCGCCGTCTACACGGTCCTCAACCGGGCGGAGTGGGCATTGGCCCGGGCCGCCCAGGGCGAGGGTGCGCTGGCCGGGAAGTTCCGGCACCCCGCCGTCGCGCCGCACCTGCGGGCGCTGCAGCGGCAGTTCGCCCACATCGAGGCGCTGGTCGAGGGCTGA
- a CDS encoding acVLRF1 family peptidyl-tRNA hydrolase, translated as MPTLQVPRERLVRWVANFEERHGVTALHVADGALTGTAEDGSTFAAHPPFAAAYAGEPEATAFAAATTLPEDWGVLLVRKGGFAIARLTGERTVDSKTGQRHVQGRTKAGGQSQQRFARRRDNQARQAYEAAAEHAARILAGLTGPLVTGGDRPAVDEVLADPRLRALTVVEPWLAVPDPRRGVLEQAVRDAAAVRVAVRNADQGQPQ; from the coding sequence ATGCCGACCTTGCAGGTACCTCGCGAGCGGCTGGTTCGCTGGGTGGCGAACTTCGAGGAACGCCACGGTGTGACCGCTCTCCACGTCGCGGACGGGGCCCTGACCGGGACGGCTGAGGACGGCTCGACGTTCGCAGCACACCCGCCCTTCGCCGCGGCGTACGCCGGGGAGCCGGAGGCGACCGCCTTCGCCGCCGCGACCACGCTGCCCGAGGACTGGGGCGTGCTCCTGGTCCGCAAGGGCGGCTTCGCCATCGCCCGGCTGACGGGGGAGCGGACGGTCGACTCCAAGACCGGGCAGCGCCACGTCCAGGGCCGCACCAAGGCGGGCGGCCAGAGCCAGCAGCGGTTCGCCCGGCGCCGGGACAACCAGGCACGGCAGGCGTACGAGGCGGCGGCCGAGCACGCCGCCCGCATCCTTGCCGGGCTGACCGGCCCGCTCGTGACCGGCGGCGACCGCCCGGCGGTCGACGAGGTGCTCGCGGACCCGCGCCTGCGCGCGCTGACGGTCGTCGAGCCGTGGCTCGCCGTGCCGGATCCACGCCGCGGCGTGCTCGAGCAGGCGGTCCGGGACGCTGCCGCCGTCCGCGTCGCCGTGCGCAACGCGGACCAGGGTCAGCCGCAGTAG
- a CDS encoding metal-sulfur cluster assembly factor — MADHSDLPDVPEAAGGGVGTSTVSVDDVTEAMKDVVDPELGINVVDLGLVYGVHIDEDSNAVIDMTLTSAACPLTDVIQDQTNSALEGLVADVLINWVWMPPWGPDKITPDGREQLRALGFNV; from the coding sequence ATGGCTGACCACAGCGACCTGCCCGACGTCCCCGAGGCCGCCGGCGGCGGCGTCGGCACCTCCACCGTCTCGGTGGACGACGTCACCGAGGCGATGAAGGACGTCGTCGACCCCGAGCTCGGCATCAACGTCGTCGACCTCGGCCTCGTCTACGGCGTGCACATCGACGAGGACAGCAACGCCGTCATCGACATGACGCTGACGTCTGCGGCCTGCCCGCTCACCGACGTGATCCAGGACCAGACCAACAGCGCCCTCGAGGGGCTCGTCGCCGATGTCCTGATCAACTGGGTCTGGATGCCGCCGTGGGGCCCGGACAAGATCACCCCCGACGGCCGCGAGCAGCTGCGGGCGTTGGGCTTCAACGTCTGA
- the sufU gene encoding Fe-S cluster assembly sulfur transfer protein SufU produces the protein MASELDTLYQEIILDHYKHPHHAGLRDPFEAEVHHVNPTCGDEVTLRVHVADGVVQDVSYDAVGCSISQASASVLTDLVIGKPVDEAMTIHETFLTLMQGKGTVEPDEDVLEDGIAFAGVAKFPARVKCALLSWMAWKDATARSLEESHG, from the coding sequence ATGGCATCCGAACTCGACACCCTCTACCAGGAGATCATCCTGGACCACTACAAGCACCCCCACCACGCGGGTCTGCGCGACCCGTTCGAGGCCGAGGTGCACCACGTCAACCCGACCTGTGGTGACGAGGTGACGCTGCGCGTCCACGTCGCCGACGGCGTCGTGCAGGACGTGTCGTACGACGCGGTCGGCTGCTCGATCTCGCAGGCCTCCGCGTCGGTGCTGACCGACCTCGTCATCGGCAAGCCGGTCGACGAGGCGATGACGATCCACGAGACGTTCCTGACCCTGATGCAGGGCAAGGGCACCGTCGAGCCCGACGAGGACGTCCTCGAGGACGGCATCGCCTTCGCCGGTGTCGCGAAGTTCCCGGCACGCGTCAAGTGCGCGCTGCTGTCCTGGATGGCCTGGAAAGACGCCACCGCCCGATCCCTGGAGGAATCCCATGGCTGA
- a CDS encoding cysteine desulfurase: MTTTQLAGLLPELEVIRADFPILDRTVAGGLPLVYLDSANTSQKPQVVIDTMVDHLERHNANVARAMHTLGAESTEAFEGARDKVAAFLNARSRNEVVFTKNATEALNLLARTIELGPGDNVVITEMEHHSNIVSWQLACERSGAELRWFGLTDDGHLDLSNADALIDEHTKVVAFTWVSNMLGTINPVTDLVARAKAFGAYSVIDASQAAPQLPVDVAATGCDFLVFTGHKVVGPTGIGVLWGREELLNALPPFHGGGEMIETVTMARSTYAPAPHRFEAGTPPIVEAVGLGAAVEYLSHIGMDAIHRHEQTITAYALEGLATVPGLKVLGPLDAAERGGAISFEIDGVHPHDVAQVLDSRGVAVRAGHHCAKPAHARFGVQSSTRMSSYLYTTPAEIDALVEGLEYTRSYFKLG, encoded by the coding sequence ATGACGACGACCCAGCTGGCAGGGCTCCTCCCCGAGCTGGAGGTGATCCGCGCCGACTTCCCGATCCTGGATCGCACCGTCGCGGGTGGCCTGCCGCTGGTCTACCTCGACAGCGCCAACACCTCGCAGAAGCCCCAGGTGGTCATCGACACGATGGTCGACCACCTGGAGCGGCACAACGCCAACGTCGCGCGCGCCATGCACACGCTGGGCGCTGAGTCGACCGAGGCGTTCGAGGGTGCGCGCGACAAGGTGGCGGCGTTCCTGAACGCGCGGTCGCGCAACGAGGTGGTCTTCACCAAGAACGCCACCGAGGCGCTCAACCTGCTCGCGCGCACGATCGAGCTCGGCCCCGGCGACAACGTCGTGATCACCGAGATGGAGCACCACTCCAACATCGTGTCGTGGCAGCTGGCGTGCGAGCGCTCCGGTGCCGAGCTGCGCTGGTTCGGGCTGACCGACGACGGTCACCTCGACCTGTCCAACGCCGACGCGCTGATCGACGAGCACACCAAGGTGGTCGCCTTCACCTGGGTCTCCAACATGCTCGGCACGATCAACCCGGTGACCGACCTGGTGGCGCGCGCGAAGGCATTCGGCGCCTACTCGGTCATCGACGCCTCCCAGGCGGCACCGCAGCTGCCGGTCGACGTCGCCGCGACCGGCTGCGACTTCCTGGTGTTCACCGGTCACAAGGTCGTCGGGCCGACCGGCATCGGCGTGCTGTGGGGCCGCGAGGAGCTGCTCAACGCGCTCCCGCCCTTCCACGGCGGCGGCGAGATGATCGAGACCGTGACGATGGCGCGCTCGACGTACGCGCCGGCCCCGCACCGCTTCGAGGCGGGCACCCCGCCGATCGTCGAGGCCGTCGGGCTCGGTGCCGCGGTCGAGTACCTCTCCCACATCGGGATGGACGCGATCCACCGCCACGAGCAGACGATCACGGCGTACGCGCTCGAGGGCCTGGCCACCGTGCCCGGCCTGAAGGTGCTCGGGCCGCTGGACGCCGCCGAGCGCGGGGGAGCGATCTCGTTCGAGATCGACGGCGTGCACCCGCACGACGTCGCCCAGGTGCTCGACTCGCGCGGCGTCGCCGTGCGCGCCGGCCACCACTGCGCGAAGCCGGCACACGCGCGTTTCGGCGTGCAGAGCTCGACCCGGATGTCGTCGTACCTCTACACGACGCCCGCCGAGATCGACGCGCTGGTCGAGGGCCTGGAATACACCCGTTCGTACTTCAAGTTGGGTTGA
- the sufC gene encoding Fe-S cluster assembly ATPase SufC — translation MSELIIKDLQVSVDTEDGPKEILKGVTLTIKDGETHAIMGPNGSGKSTLAYSIAGHPKYTVTGGTVTLDGDDVLAMTVDERARAGLFLAMQYPVEVPGVSVSNFLRTAKTALDGEAPKLRTWVKDVNSALEKLNLDPTFGTRSVNEGFSGGEKKRHEIAQLELLNPKVAILDETDSGLDIDALKIVSEGVNRFRAQEGKGVLLITHYTRILRYIEPDFVHVFVDGKIAEQGGPELAEQLEAEGYEKYLTAAV, via the coding sequence ATGAGCGAGCTGATCATCAAGGACCTGCAGGTGTCCGTCGACACCGAGGACGGTCCCAAGGAGATCCTCAAGGGCGTCACGCTGACCATCAAGGACGGCGAGACCCACGCGATCATGGGTCCCAACGGGTCGGGCAAGTCGACGCTGGCCTACTCGATCGCGGGCCACCCGAAGTACACCGTCACCGGCGGCACCGTCACGCTCGACGGTGACGACGTGCTGGCGATGACCGTCGACGAGCGGGCGCGCGCCGGGCTGTTCCTGGCGATGCAGTACCCCGTCGAGGTCCCCGGCGTCTCGGTGTCCAACTTCCTGCGGACGGCGAAGACCGCCCTCGACGGCGAGGCACCCAAGCTCCGCACCTGGGTCAAGGACGTCAACTCGGCGCTCGAGAAGCTCAACCTGGACCCGACGTTCGGCACCCGCTCGGTCAACGAGGGCTTCTCCGGCGGCGAGAAGAAGCGCCACGAGATCGCCCAGCTCGAGCTGCTGAACCCGAAGGTCGCGATCCTCGACGAGACCGACTCCGGCCTCGACATCGACGCGCTCAAGATCGTGTCCGAGGGCGTCAACCGGTTCCGGGCCCAGGAGGGCAAGGGCGTCCTGCTGATCACGCACTACACGCGGATCCTGCGCTACATCGAGCCCGACTTCGTGCACGTCTTCGTCGACGGCAAGATCGCCGAGCAGGGCGGGCCCGAGCTCGCCGAGCAGCTCGAGGCCGAGGGCTACGAGAAGTACCTCACGGCGGCGGTCTGA
- a CDS encoding non-heme iron oxygenase ferredoxin subunit: MTFERACAVADVPTDEALGVTVGAYDVAVARDGDEFFAIQDLCSHAAVALSEGEVADCTVECWLHGSRFDLRTGKPTGLPATEPVATFPIEVRDDSIFIDTTTTLNGVTPS, encoded by the coding sequence GTGACCTTCGAACGGGCCTGTGCGGTCGCCGACGTCCCCACCGACGAGGCGCTCGGCGTCACGGTCGGTGCGTACGACGTCGCGGTCGCTCGTGACGGCGACGAGTTCTTCGCCATCCAGGACCTGTGCTCGCACGCCGCCGTCGCCCTGAGCGAGGGCGAGGTCGCCGACTGCACGGTCGAGTGCTGGCTGCACGGCTCGCGCTTCGACCTCCGGACCGGCAAGCCCACCGGGCTGCCCGCCACCGAACCCGTCGCGACCTTCCCGATCGAGGTCCGCGACGACTCGATCTTCATCGACACCACCACCACCCTGAACGGAGTCACCCCCTCATGA
- the sufD gene encoding Fe-S cluster assembly protein SufD, whose protein sequence is MADSLELGAGFSHLNPPPSYDLADHPVPTGREEIWRFTPLKRLRGILDGDASDARLTWDTTLPEGVTLTEVTADQARELGELAPNDRPSALAAANAGGAMLLDVPAEAEIAEPIVLRLHGSSVEDLVWGQLVIRVGRHAKATVLVLHTGTARYSAITTVLAGDASDVNVLSLQDWDDDAVHLGRDAIQVGRDASVKHTSISFGGDLVRMHANVEYAGPGGSAELLGLYFADEGQHLEHRLFADHTAPRTKSHVLYKGALQGQGAHTVWIGNVLIRKVAEGIETYEENRNLVLSDGCQADSVPNLEIETGEIEGAGHASATARFDDEQLFYLRSRGVSEKESRRLVVHGFFNDLIRKVGIPSIEAQLLETVEAELAKNVLKDFQ, encoded by the coding sequence GTGGCGGACTCCCTGGAGCTGGGTGCTGGCTTCAGCCACCTGAACCCGCCCCCGTCGTACGACCTCGCCGACCACCCCGTGCCCACCGGGCGCGAGGAGATCTGGCGCTTCACGCCGCTCAAGCGGCTGCGCGGCATCCTGGACGGCGACGCGTCCGACGCCCGCCTGACCTGGGACACCACGCTGCCCGAGGGCGTCACCCTCACCGAGGTCACTGCCGACCAGGCGCGTGAGCTCGGTGAGCTGGCTCCCAACGACCGGCCGTCCGCGCTCGCCGCGGCCAACGCCGGCGGCGCGATGCTGCTCGACGTCCCGGCCGAGGCCGAGATCGCCGAGCCGATCGTGCTGCGGCTGCACGGCAGCTCGGTCGAGGACCTGGTCTGGGGCCAGCTGGTCATCCGGGTGGGCCGGCACGCCAAGGCGACCGTCCTGGTCCTGCACACCGGCACGGCGCGCTACTCGGCGATCACCACGGTGCTCGCGGGCGACGCGTCCGACGTCAACGTGCTCTCGTTGCAGGACTGGGACGACGACGCGGTGCACCTCGGCCGCGACGCGATCCAGGTCGGCCGCGACGCCAGCGTCAAGCACACGTCGATCTCGTTCGGCGGCGACCTGGTCCGGATGCACGCCAACGTCGAGTACGCCGGGCCCGGCGGCTCGGCCGAGCTCCTCGGCCTCTACTTCGCCGACGAGGGCCAGCACCTCGAGCACCGCCTCTTCGCCGACCACACGGCGCCGCGGACCAAGAGCCACGTGCTCTACAAGGGCGCGCTGCAGGGCCAGGGCGCGCACACGGTCTGGATCGGCAACGTGCTGATCCGCAAGGTCGCCGAGGGCATCGAGACCTACGAGGAGAACCGCAACCTGGTCCTCTCCGACGGCTGCCAGGCCGACTCGGTCCCCAACCTCGAGATCGAGACCGGCGAGATCGAGGGCGCGGGCCACGCGTCCGCGACCGCGCGGTTCGACGACGAGCAGCTCTTCTACCTGCGCTCGCGCGGCGTCTCCGAGAAGGAGTCGCGCCGACTGGTCGTGCACGGCTTCTTCAACGACCTGATCCGCAAGGTCGGCATCCCCTCGATCGAGGCCCAGCTGCTCGAGACCGTCGAGGCCGAGCTGGCCAAGAACGTGCTGAAGGACTTCCAGTGA